One segment of Meriones unguiculatus strain TT.TT164.6M chromosome X, Bangor_MerUng_6.1, whole genome shotgun sequence DNA contains the following:
- the LOC132650090 gene encoding mortality factor 4-like protein 2, with protein sequence MSSRKQVSETCGQQPAEEDSSEKPIRSNMQRCQMRGAASGKESAGSQEENVEPAVPGRWGGHLAENSPSGSVQKTRKNQQKTPGNGDGGSSSQMPQPPRKERARADATVESEAALKKNRVDVEVEVKIPEELKPWLVEDWDLVTRQKQLFQLPAKENVDAILEEYAKCTKSQRSADSKKYAVDEVVGGIKTYFNVMLGTQLLYEFERPQYAEILLAHPDVPVSHIYGAPHLLRLFVRIGAMLAYMPLDEKSLSLLLGYLHDFLKHLAKNSASLFTARDYQVASAEYHCKAL encoded by the coding sequence ATGAGTTCCAGAAAGCAGGTTTCTGAAACTTGTGGACAACAACCTGCTGAAGAAGACAGCTCTGAGAAACCAATTCGAAGCAACATGCAGAGATGTCAGATGAGAGGAGCTGCCTCAGGAAAGGAGTCAGCTGGTTCCCAGGAAGAGAATGTTGAACCAGCTGTTCCAGGAAGATGGGGAGGTCACCTTGCTGAGAACTCCCCTTCTGGTTCAgtgcagaagacaaggaagaaccAGCAGAAGACTCCTGGCAATGGAGATGGTGGCAGTAGCAGCCAAATGCCCCAGCCCCCACGGAAGGAAAGGGCACGAGCCGATGCCACTGTGGAGAGTGAGGCGGCATTGAAGAAGAACAGAGTggatgtggaagtggaagtgaagatTCCTGAAGAATTAAAGCCATGGCTGGTGGAGGATTGGGACTTGGTTACTAGGCAGAAGCAGTTGTTCCAACTCCCTGCTAAAGAGAATGTAGATGCCATTCTTGAGGAGTATGCCAAGTGTACCAAGTCCCAGCGAAGTGCTGACAGTAAGAAGTATGCAGTTGATGAAGTTGTGGGGGGGATAAAAACGTATTTCAATGTgatgctgggcactcagctgcTCTACGAGTTTGAAAGGCCCCAGTATGCTGAGATCCTGCTGGCTCACCCTGATGTGCCAGTGTCACACATCTATGGGGCACCACACCTACTGAGATTATTTGTGAGAATTGGGGCAATGTTGGCCTATATGCCCCTCGATGAGAAAAGCCTGTCATTACTGCTGGGctatttgcatgatttccttaagcATCTGGCAAAGAATTCTGCTTCGCTGTTTACTGCCAGAGATTACCAAGTGGCTTCTGCTGAGTATCACTGCAAAGCCCTGTGA